In Nocardioides luti, the DNA window CCGGGCCACTCAACGTGCTGGGCGAGTCGCTGACTCCCGACAACGCCGTCGACAGCCTCCTCTCCACTGCCTACTCACGGTATCCGGACAATGCCGGGCAGGACCGATTCTTCTCTGCGGTTGCTGCGAAGCTCTTTTCAGGCGTCACGAATGGAGACGTCGACACGGCGGCTCTGTTCACGGCGTTTCGGCGGATGGCCGACGAGTCACGGTTCCAATCGCAGTTCTTTCTCCCCGGTGCGAGTGCGGTGGATGTGGATCCCTTCGGTGACGAGGACGTCAAACGATCGGCTGTGACCGTTGGGTTCAACAACACATCGGGTGACAAGATGAGTTTCTACCTACGCCGAACGGTCAAGGTGCGGTCGATCTCGTGCAGCGGTGACGGCCAGATTCTTCGAGGTAGAGCACTTCTGTCGTCCTCGGCTCCTGTCGGCGGAGTCGGACTCGCGCCGCGGGTGACCGAGGTGCGACCGCCCAACCAGTACGGCGGCGTTTGGCACCATGTTCCTCTGGGATCACAGCTCGTGCAGGTGGTCATCCGAGCCCCAGCCGGCGGTCAAGTTGGTGCCGTCGAGGTTGACGGTCGGCGGAGGTCAGTCGCTCGCGCGGAGCAGGGCGGCAACGACGTTGTGACGCTCTCTGTCCAGGTACCGGCTCAGGAGTCGCATGTGGTGACGTGGGATATGGCCACGCCTAATCGTCCAGGGGACATCGACCTTGTGGTTACTCCCGGAGTCGAAGCGCGTTCAGCATCGTCTGTGGCAAGTTCCTCATGCTCGTGAGCTCAACGAGCACGCCGCGTCCGTAATGATGATGTGACACGGGTGGGCTAGCCTTCGGGCGGTATGCCGACGAGTGAATGGTGCTGTTGATGGATCTGCGTGACCACGTCCGGATGCTCATCCTCCACTGGTTGGGCGTGCTGATCATCGTCGCGCTCGTGGTGGCGGGGGCTTCGGCCTACACCTTCACCCGCACCAAGATCTACGCCGCCGAGGCCACCGGCTTCGTGAACACGGGCGGCAGTACGAACGCCGCGCTCGGGTCCGTGGGTGACGAGCTCTCCAAGTCGCGGGCGACGTCGTACGTGTCGATCGCAAAGAGCCGGGCCGTGGCGCAGCAGGTCGTCGATGACCTGGGTCTGGACACGGATCCCTCGACGTTGGTGGGCGACATCTCGGTCGAGCAGCCGCTCGACACGGTGCTGATCCAGATCACGGCGAGGGAGAGCTCCCCCGAGGGTGCTCAGGAGCTGGCCGACGCCTGGGTCGAGGCGCTGGCCACCCAGGTGAAGAAGCTCGAGGACCCCAACGGCGCCGAGCGCGTGGGCACCCCGCGCGTCCAGGTGTACGGCGCTGCCGCACTGCCGTCGAGTCCGGTGTCACCCAAGCCGCTCCGCAACCTTGTCCTGGCCCTGCTGCTGGGGCTGGCCCTCGGCTACGGCTACGCACTCCTGCGCCACAACCTCGATCGACGCCTGCGCACCCCGCAGGTCGTCCAGGACCGGTTCGACGTCGCCGTCATGGGCAGCGTGCCCATGGCGGGCGTGCTCGGGCACGAGCCCGGTGAGCGCGCCGAGCTCGCGCTCGAGGTCGGGGACGGAGCCCAGCGTCAGCGGGAGGCGGCCGAGGCCTTCCGCAAGCTGCGCACCAACCTCATCTTCATGGAGGTCGACAACCCGCCGAGGGTCATCGTCGTGACCAGCCCGCAGCCAGGCGACGGCAAGTCGACCGTTGCCGCCAACCTCGCTGCCGCGGTGGCTGTGAGTGGACAGCCGGTCATCCTGGTCGATGGCGACCTGCGTCGGCCAACCGTCGGCGGCTCCTTCCAGGTGGACCAGGAGATCGGTCTGACCGACGTGCTGGTGGGCCGGCTCAAGCCGTGGGAGGCGCTCCAGCCATCAGCCGTGAGCGACAATCTGCAAGTCATGTCGGCGGGGCGCATCCCGCCGAACCCGAGCGAGCTCCTCGGCTCGCAGGCCATGAAGTCGCTTCTCGCCGAGCTGTCCAGCAAGGCGATGGTGATCGTGGACGCCCCGCCGCTCCTCCCGGTCACCGACGCTGCGATCCTCACCGCGGCCGCCGACGGCGCCCTGGTCGTCATCTCGGCCGGTCGCACCCTCGACGCCGAGCTGTCCCAGGCCCTGGGGCACCTCGCGTCGGTCAACGGCCGGGCGCTCGGGATCATCATGAACAAGTCCAGCCGCCGGACGACCGGGGGCTACTACTACTACGAGTCGTCGTACTACGGCACAGACGACGACAAGAAGGCCACGCGCAAGCGGGCGGGCCGTCGATCCTCGCCGAAGCGGTCGCGAGGTCGGAGCAAGGCGTGAGCCAGTCGGATGACCCCGAGATCGTCTGGAGGCATCATCCGGACGTGGCGCACGTCGACAGCGGGGACCGGATCGCTCTCCTGGACCTGCGGCACCCCGAGCAGCCTCCGTTCCTTCTCGAGGGGACAGCGGCCCTAGTGTGGCGCGGTGTCAACGGCCACCGCAGCGTTGGGGAGATCGTGGCGTCATTGGCGGCCGAGTTCGACGTTGCTCGAGAGCAGGTGGCGGCCGACATCGGACCCTTCCTCGAGGACCTCCAGCGACGTCACCTCATCAGCCAGGCTGAGCTCGAAGGTCTACATGGTCAAGCTTGACGAGCCTCCCGTTGTCGCCACCGTCGAGGCCATGGAGTGCGTGGTGCGCATCGAGTGCACCGGTCCTGGTGCTGGTGACCTGATGGAGCAGGTGGAGCGGGCCTGGACCCGGTGTCGGGTGCCCGACGGACTTCCACCGGACATCACCCTTCCGGTGAGCATCGCGTCGTTGGCAGAGGAGTCGACGATTCCCGATGCCGGCCCATCCGGAGAGATGTTGGCGGAGGCGCTCGAGGCCCTGACTCAGCTCGTGACCATCGAGGCGATCACATGGCACGCCGGTGCCCTGCTGATGCTGCACGCTGCGGCCCTGGCGGATCCGACGAATGGGCGCACCGTACTCTTCGTGGGGCCATCCGGGATGGGCAAGACGACGGTGGCGCAGCGGCTCGGGCAGCAGTTGGGTTACGTCACCGACGAGACGGCAGCGCTGACGGCGACCAGACGACTCCTGCGCTACCCCAAGCCACTCTCGATCATCGCGGGCGACGGAGCGAAGGAGCAGGTCTCACCCGATGAGTTGGGGTTGGTCGCCGCGCCGGACGACCTCGAGATCGCGGCAGTGGTGCTGCTCGACCGAAGGACGGACGCCCTACCCTTCCTGGAGCCGGTGCAGAGCGCTGAGGCAGTCGCCTTGCTTGCCGAGCACACGTCTCACCTAGCCGATTTGCCCGATCCACTACGCCGGCTAGGCGCGCTCTGCGACTCGGTCGGGGGAGCCCTTCGGGCGACCTACCGCGACACGGATCAGTTGGGCGCACTCGTCGTACAGCTGCTGGGAGCCGGCGACCCGGGGGTCAGCTCGTGAGGCTGGTTCTGGGTGACCTGAAGGATCAGTACACCGATGGGGACGGAGTCACCGTCGTGATGGTCGGCCAGCGGGTCCTCCTTCTCTCTCCCTTGGCGTCCGAGATCCTGCGGTGCCTGTCAGGGACGCCTGTCGAGCTCGAGAGTGTGGCGACGCACGTGCGCGCGGTCTTGGGCGAACCGCCCACCAACGTGGCTGCTGAGGTGCTGTTGCAGGCTGTCGCCCGGGACCTGGCAGGGTCAGGCATCATTCGGATTGTTTCGCCAACGTGAAAATCTGAGAACGATGACAAACATCACCCGACTTCGGGATAGAGTCCTCTCAACGCACCATGGGGACCGACTTTTGGAGACGATGATGGACAACAACCTCGACGCAGTCGACGCGAATGAGCAGACCGTGGGCGGCCTGAGCCGCCGGTCTGTTGTGCGCACCGCGGCTCACGCCGCTTGGGTAGCGCCCGCGATCGCGGTCGCCACTGCCGCGCCCGCGCTTGCTGTTTCGGGCAAGAAGGCCAAGGTCAAGGTCAAGCAGACCGACGCCGAGTACGACACCACCACCACCGGCAAGGGCAAGAAGAAGAAGAAGTTCGTGACGGGCTTCTCGTTGACGACCGTGGTAGCGAACAACGGCAATGGCGACACTGATGGGCCGGCTACGCTCACCGTCTCCTTCTCCAAGGAGAAGTCGGGCCCGTTCTCGAAGCCCCCGACGCTTGAGAAGTACAACGAGGGCAAGTGGACGCTGTCGGGCAAGCCCACGGCCTACACGTTCACGTTCGTCAGCAACGGCCCGATCGACGCACACGACGACAAGGCCTTCCGCTCGGAGTACAGCTTCAACAAGCCCAAGTACGACCAGGGCCCGGCCACCTCGGTCAGCGTTGCGGCATCAGCCACCAAGGGTGGGGCCGACTCTGACACGGTCAAGCTCCCGAAGTTTGACTACGACAAGTAAGGCCCCGTGACAGCGCTTCGGCTCGAAGAAGCTGTCCCACTTGGATACGCCATGATCTCCCGCGTCGCACATGACGCGGGAGTTCGTGCGTTGGCGATCAAGGGCCCGATTCTCGCGGAGCAACGTCTGCGATCATCACGGATTCAATCGATCGACATCGATGTCTTGATCCCCCCGTCTGAGCGAGACAGGTTCCTTCGAGTGCTTTCGGCGCAGGGTTGGCACGATCAACAAGCGCCCGACAAGGGGAGCATTCTGGGCTCGCACGCAGTCTCGCTTGCGAACGTGCGCTGGCCTGCGGAACTGGACGTCCACGTAAATTTTCCTGGCATGTTGGAGGACTCCGAAACCGTCTTCCGCGAGCTGTGGAGGCGCCGGGTGACGGAGGTCGTCGGTGGAGGGCCTGTGATCGCTTCAGACCCTGCCAGCAGCGCCATCATTGCGGGCTTGCATCTCTGCCGAGACGGGGATCAAGACGGTCTCACCGACCTCGCAGGTCGAATCGCGTGCGTGTTATCGGACCAGATGCGTTCGGACCTGAAGAGTCTCGCTGCCAACGTGGGCGCAATGGAAACGCTCCGCCCCTTGCTTGAGATGTTGGGTGTGGACGCTCCTGTCGCTCGGCCTTCGGCTGACCTTGAGCTCTGGCGGCTGCGTGTTGGGGCTCCGGTGGTTGGCGTTCCACTCATCGTGGATCTCATGCGTTCGCCATGGAGATCGGCGCCCAGTGTCTTGGCGAGATACTTGAACCCCGATGACCGAGAACTGGGAGAACGATTCCCGTCCGAGGCGCAATCTCCGCGTCGGCTGAATAGGTTGAGACTACGCAGGATCGCGGTCGGAGTGATCTCGATGCCCCGCGCAGTCATCGCCGCGCGCAGCTACTTGTGGATCAGCATCAGGTCTAGGTCCGCGACCCTGCTGGGACGGCTTCCGCGACCGCAACGCAGCCATTCCGAACCTCCGAAGACCTGAACGGGAGCCCAGCCTTGGGAACTGTAAACACGGCCATCAATATCCTCGGAACGCGGGGAATCCCCGCAGGGCACGGGGGTTTCGAAACTTTCGCTGAGGAATACTCGCTCCACCTGGTCGGCCGCGGAGTCACGGTGCGCGTCTACTGCCCGAGTGAGAGGCGCGAGGACGTTGAGTGGCGGGGTGTCTCCTTGATTAAGATCAAGGCGCCTGACACGGCAATCGGGAGCATGCTGTTCGATCTCAAGGCTACTGTCCACGCCGCTCGGCATGGTGGCCTGAATCTGGTCCTGGGCTATAACACCGCCGTGATCAACCTTCTGCTGAACATTGTAAGACGACCGTATTTCATCAATATGGATGGAATCGAATGGCAGCGACGCAAGTGGGGTCGACTCGCCAAACTCTGGTTCAGGCTGAACGAGCGTGTCGCTTCTGCGGCGGCCACGGGTCTGATCGCAGACCACCCGGCAATTGCAGCTCACCTCGAACCAATTACAAGGCGCAAAATCGTCATATCGATGATCCCCTACGGCTCGCGCGAGTCCTCCAACGGGAAATCAGCGGTTGGCCGGGAGTCCCTCGTTGAGCGTTGGGGACTTAACGGCGCTTATGCCCTCATTATTGCGCGGCCCGAGCCAGAGAATTCGATTGAAGAGATGGTGGCGGCTTGGAGTCAAAAGCCGCGTGGGGCCAACTTGGTGGTACTCGGCAGATATACCGAAGAGAACCCTTACACGAAGCGCGTACTGGACGTCGCCTCCGATGAGGTTCGATTCATTGGGCCTGTCTATGAGAAGTCCACCCTGGACATCCTGAGGGAATGTGCAGCGTTCTATATGTACGGTCACACGGTGGGGGGAACGAGTCCTACCCTGGTTGAAGCGCTCGGCTGTGGCAGCCCTATCCTGGCACTGGACTCGGTCTACAGTCGGTGGGTCGCGGGCAGCTCGGCGGAATACTTTGCCACCCAGGAAGAATGCGCATCACAAATCGAACGACTTCTGCAGGACGAGGATCTGCGAAAGCGCCTCTCTGGCGAGGCCAGGGCCCGGCATTCCGAAGAATTTGTCTGGAGCAAGATTTTCCGTAGTTACGACAACGCGTTAGGATTAGACGCTTGAAATACAACCGGGTATACATTGCTGGGTGCGGCGGGATGCTCGGCGCTTCCGTGCATGAGTCGTGGAGTCGTCGAGCAACGGTGATGGCCAGCGACTTGGCACCTAGGGATAATTGGCTGAGACATCTTGACGTCGCTGACTATGGAGCCTTCAAGGACGAGGTCCTCAGTTTCAAGCCAGATCTACTCGTCAACCTCGCCGCGCAGACTGATCTCGAGTTTTGTGAGCAGAACGTTGACCTCGCCTGGGCGTCCAATGCTATCGGTGCGGAGAATGGCGCACTGCTCGCCAGCCAGTTGGACATTCCCTACGTCTATATCTCAACCGCTGGCATTTTCGACGGCGGTCAGGAGGTGTACTTGGACTATGACGACCCTAACCCCCTCACTGTATATGCGAAAAGTAAGTATCACGGCGAAAAGTTCGTCGCTTCCTATCTGAGGAAGTATTTCATTCTTCGGGCTGGCTGGATGATGGGTGGGGGCCCGGATCTTGACAAGAAGTTTATTAACAAGATTTACCGCCAGCTGCGTGACGGCGCCACCGAAATCTTCGCCGTGACGGACAAGCTGGGAACGCCCACCTACACGGTGGACTTTGCCGAGGGCATGGTCAAGATCGCAGAGAGCGAAATTTATGGCCTCTACAACCAGGTGTGCGGCGGATCAGGTAGCCGATACGATGTCGCGAAGGAATTCGTTCGTCTTCTGGGGCTGGGTGACTCGGTCGCAGTGACGCCGGTGACGTCGGAACACTTCGCGCAGGAATACTTCGCTGATAGACCTTCGTCTGAGCAGTTGGTCAACCACAAGCTAGATCTGAGGGGTATGAACTACATGCGGCCGTGGCAAGAAGCTCTTGCTC includes these proteins:
- a CDS encoding polysaccharide biosynthesis tyrosine autokinase; this encodes MDLRDHVRMLILHWLGVLIIVALVVAGASAYTFTRTKIYAAEATGFVNTGGSTNAALGSVGDELSKSRATSYVSIAKSRAVAQQVVDDLGLDTDPSTLVGDISVEQPLDTVLIQITARESSPEGAQELADAWVEALATQVKKLEDPNGAERVGTPRVQVYGAAALPSSPVSPKPLRNLVLALLLGLALGYGYALLRHNLDRRLRTPQVVQDRFDVAVMGSVPMAGVLGHEPGERAELALEVGDGAQRQREAAEAFRKLRTNLIFMEVDNPPRVIVVTSPQPGDGKSTVAANLAAAVAVSGQPVILVDGDLRRPTVGGSFQVDQEIGLTDVLVGRLKPWEALQPSAVSDNLQVMSAGRIPPNPSELLGSQAMKSLLAELSSKAMVIVDAPPLLPVTDAAILTAAADGALVVISAGRTLDAELSQALGHLASVNGRALGIIMNKSSRRTTGGYYYYESSYYGTDDDKKATRKRAGRRSSPKRSRGRSKA
- a CDS encoding PqqD family peptide modification chaperone, with the translated sequence MSQSDDPEIVWRHHPDVAHVDSGDRIALLDLRHPEQPPFLLEGTAALVWRGVNGHRSVGEIVASLAAEFDVAREQVAADIGPFLEDLQRRHLISQAELEGLHGQA
- a CDS encoding ATP-binding protein; the protein is MVKLDEPPVVATVEAMECVVRIECTGPGAGDLMEQVERAWTRCRVPDGLPPDITLPVSIASLAEESTIPDAGPSGEMLAEALEALTQLVTIEAITWHAGALLMLHAAALADPTNGRTVLFVGPSGMGKTTVAQRLGQQLGYVTDETAALTATRRLLRYPKPLSIIAGDGAKEQVSPDELGLVAAPDDLEIAAVVLLDRRTDALPFLEPVQSAEAVALLAEHTSHLADLPDPLRRLGALCDSVGGALRATYRDTDQLGALVVQLLGAGDPGVSS
- a CDS encoding nucleotidyltransferase family protein; the protein is MISRVAHDAGVRALAIKGPILAEQRLRSSRIQSIDIDVLIPPSERDRFLRVLSAQGWHDQQAPDKGSILGSHAVSLANVRWPAELDVHVNFPGMLEDSETVFRELWRRRVTEVVGGGPVIASDPASSAIIAGLHLCRDGDQDGLTDLAGRIACVLSDQMRSDLKSLAANVGAMETLRPLLEMLGVDAPVARPSADLELWRLRVGAPVVGVPLIVDLMRSPWRSAPSVLARYLNPDDRELGERFPSEAQSPRRLNRLRLRRIAVGVISMPRAVIAARSYLWISIRSRSATLLGRLPRPQRSHSEPPKT
- a CDS encoding DUF1972 domain-containing protein, which translates into the protein MGTVNTAINILGTRGIPAGHGGFETFAEEYSLHLVGRGVTVRVYCPSERREDVEWRGVSLIKIKAPDTAIGSMLFDLKATVHAARHGGLNLVLGYNTAVINLLLNIVRRPYFINMDGIEWQRRKWGRLAKLWFRLNERVASAAATGLIADHPAIAAHLEPITRRKIVISMIPYGSRESSNGKSAVGRESLVERWGLNGAYALIIARPEPENSIEEMVAAWSQKPRGANLVVLGRYTEENPYTKRVLDVASDEVRFIGPVYEKSTLDILRECAAFYMYGHTVGGTSPTLVEALGCGSPILALDSVYSRWVAGSSAEYFATQEECASQIERLLQDEDLRKRLSGEARARHSEEFVWSKIFRSYDNALGLDA
- a CDS encoding SDR family oxidoreductase, whose product is MKYNRVYIAGCGGMLGASVHESWSRRATVMASDLAPRDNWLRHLDVADYGAFKDEVLSFKPDLLVNLAAQTDLEFCEQNVDLAWASNAIGAENGALLASQLDIPYVYISTAGIFDGGQEVYLDYDDPNPLTVYAKSKYHGEKFVASYLRKYFILRAGWMMGGGPDLDKKFINKIYRQLRDGATEIFAVTDKLGTPTYTVDFAEGMVKIAESEIYGLYNQVCGGSGSRYDVAKEFVRLLGLGDSVAVTPVTSEHFAQEYFADRPSSEQLVNHKLDLRGMNYMRPWQEALAHYAEVFKQDLAQ